The following coding sequences lie in one Melopsittacus undulatus isolate bMelUnd1 chromosome 9, bMelUnd1.mat.Z, whole genome shotgun sequence genomic window:
- the PYGO1 gene encoding pygopus homolog 1 — translation MSAEQEKDPIALKRSRGGDSGLDGLGGPGVQLGSPDKKKRKANTQGSSFPPPSEYAPPPNPSSDHLIAANPFDDNYNTVSYKPLPSGNPYFSNPGYPGFGGYNTFRMPPHMLPRVSSPYGGSYSLRNQPHPLPQNPVGMGFSRPHSFSFGPHDNPGFGNQPPYSSGQINQNVSMPGQHFRPNPGENFGHSGQIPHPDVPSNFGPGNNPNFPNSQLESSHSFVPPPNTYNQTKSSAQKQDFSQGASKASNENTTAHQHHHRPEDIVSQGNSDLKNVNRNNVVNQDNSHSNSADNTNAGHSNGTQSKSRQPRGAAEACNSEKSSKTPLHPSRHGHSSSEPVYPCGICTHEVNDDQDAILCEASCQKWFHRICTGMTESAYGLLTAEASAVWGCDTCMADKDVQLMRTRETAGPPALNTDG, via the exons GTGGTGACAGTGGATTGGATGGGTTAGGAGGACCAGGAGTACAACTTGGAAGCCCTGATAAGAAAAAGCgcaaagcaaacacacag ggaTCATCATTTCCTCCTCCATCTGAGTATGCTCCACCGCCGAATCCAAGCTCTGACCACCTTATAGCTGCAAATCCTTTTGATGACAACTATAATACTGTGTCTTATAAACCACTTCCTTCAGGAAATCCATATTTTAGTAATCCTGGTTATCCTGGCTTTGGAGGCTATAACACTTTCAGAATGCCACCTCACATGCTGCCCAGAGTGTCCTCACCATATGGTGGTTCTTACTCCCTCAGAAACCAGCCACATCCCCTTCCTCAAAACCCAGTGGGAATGGGTTTTAGTCGGCCCCACTCTTTCAGCTTTGGTCCACACGATAACCCAGGTTTTGGGAATCAACCACCTTATAGCAGTGGTCAGATAAATCAAAATGTCAGTATGCCTGGTCAGCATTTCAGACCAAATCCTGGTGAGAACTTTGGCCATTCTGGTCAGATACCTCACCCTGACGTGCCGTCTAACTTTGGTCCTGGAAACAATCCAAATTTCCCAAATTCTCAGCTAGAGTCAAGCCATTCTTTTGTTCCTCCACCGAACACTTACAACCAGACAAAATCATCAGCACAAAAGCAAGACTTCAGTCAAGGTGCAAGCAAAGCATCCAACGAGAACACTACTGCTCATCAGCATCATCACAGGCCAGAGGACATTGTGAGTCAAGGTAACAGCGACCTAAAAAATGTTAATCGAAACAATGTGGTAAACCAAGATAATAGCCATTCTAATAGTGCTGATAACACTAATGCTGGTCACTCAAATGGGACTCAGAGTAAGTCCCGCCAGCCTCGAGGTGCTGCTGAAGCATGCAACTCtgaaaagagcagcaaaacacCCCTTCACCCCAGTCGTCATGGTCACTCATCCTCTGAACCTGTCTATCCATGTGGAATTTGCACACATGAAGTCAATGATGACCAGGATGCCATCCTGTGTGAAGCCTCTTGTCAAAAATGGTTTCATCGGATCTGTACAGGTATGACTGAATCAGCTTATGGCCTTCTTACAGCAGAAGCATCAGCAGTATGGGGTTGTGATACTTGCATGGCTGACAAAGATGTCCAGTTAATGCGTACAAGAGAGACTGCAGGGCCACCTGCACTGAATACGGATGGCTAA